A stretch of the Cytobacillus luteolus genome encodes the following:
- a CDS encoding S8 family serine peptidase, translated as MLKKVFATLTTAALVASLAIQAPAPASSSETNELELIGVEMLHHVKKTPSLGKAEFLINTSNVHIPPGIKKKLEKVPEDNNLHVLQFNGPVTEQDLKDLESLGIEVLDYIPDFAFTVKAEEHELENLTSLPKVDSVTPYLPLYKFDPQLFSKGTSGLIKATVASFKGQKQNIQVNGIEELIQYGMQNEIKYISKVTDHKLMNNEAAGILKVITSQSSYGLDGSGQTVAVADTGLDNGRNDSTMHESFRGKITALYALGRSGNANDPNGHGTHVAGSVLGDASFKGMAPKANLVFQSIMDSNGGLGGIPSNLNTLFSQAYNAGARIHTNSWGAPVNGAYTTESKEVDEYVWNNDMTILFAAGNEGSGRQTISSPGSAKNAITVGATENYRPSFGTNSDNINQVASFSSRGPTTDGRVKPDVTAPGTFILSSRSSLAPDTSFWANYNSKYAYMGGTSMATPLVAGTVALLREHFMENRGITPKPSLLKAALVIGAQDLNQSHYDQGWGRVQLANSLNVGYINETRALRTGEVAKYSFTADGSDPLKLSLVWTDYPGNPSASRALVNDLDLVITSPSGKQYVGNDFSSPYNNNWDGTNNVENVFINLSEAGTYTIEIQAYNVPSGSQDFSLAVVN; from the coding sequence ATGTTAAAAAAAGTGTTTGCTACACTTACCACTGCGGCACTAGTTGCTTCTTTAGCCATCCAGGCTCCAGCACCCGCTTCGTCCTCAGAGACAAACGAATTAGAGTTGATTGGTGTAGAAATGCTGCATCATGTAAAAAAAACACCCAGTTTGGGGAAGGCTGAGTTTTTAATCAATACGTCAAATGTGCACATACCACCAGGCATTAAGAAAAAACTGGAAAAAGTCCCTGAAGACAATAATTTACATGTTCTTCAGTTTAACGGCCCTGTTACTGAGCAAGATTTAAAAGATCTAGAGAGTTTAGGCATTGAGGTCTTAGACTACATTCCTGATTTTGCTTTTACAGTAAAAGCTGAAGAACATGAGCTAGAAAATCTGACAAGCCTACCTAAAGTTGACTCAGTTACACCTTACTTACCTTTATATAAGTTTGATCCACAACTTTTTTCAAAAGGAACTTCTGGGTTAATTAAGGCAACTGTTGCCTCTTTTAAAGGTCAAAAACAAAACATTCAGGTTAATGGGATAGAAGAACTTATTCAATATGGGATGCAGAATGAAATAAAATACATTTCAAAAGTGACAGATCATAAACTAATGAACAACGAAGCAGCTGGGATTCTAAAAGTTATTACATCTCAATCATCATATGGTTTAGATGGTTCTGGTCAAACGGTAGCTGTTGCCGATACAGGACTAGATAATGGCAGAAATGATAGTACAATGCACGAATCATTTAGAGGAAAAATCACAGCTTTATATGCTCTTGGTCGTAGTGGCAATGCTAATGATCCAAATGGACATGGCACACATGTCGCAGGGTCAGTACTAGGAGATGCAAGCTTTAAGGGGATGGCTCCTAAAGCAAACCTTGTCTTCCAATCCATCATGGACAGCAATGGAGGACTTGGAGGAATCCCATCGAATTTAAATACCCTATTTTCACAAGCTTATAATGCAGGTGCAAGAATCCATACAAATTCATGGGGTGCTCCCGTAAATGGTGCATACACAACTGAATCCAAAGAAGTAGATGAGTATGTTTGGAACAATGATATGACGATTCTTTTTGCAGCTGGAAATGAAGGCTCAGGACGACAAACAATTAGTTCACCAGGCTCAGCAAAAAATGCAATAACGGTTGGTGCAACTGAAAACTACCGCCCTAGCTTCGGGACAAATTCAGATAATATCAATCAAGTTGCATCATTTTCTTCTAGAGGACCCACTACAGATGGAAGAGTTAAGCCAGATGTTACAGCACCTGGGACCTTTATACTATCATCACGCTCCTCACTAGCACCAGATACTTCATTCTGGGCAAATTACAATAGTAAATATGCCTATATGGGTGGTACATCAATGGCTACACCACTTGTAGCAGGTACAGTAGCTTTACTTAGAGAACACTTTATGGAAAATCGTGGGATTACGCCAAAACCTTCTTTATTAAAAGCAGCGTTAGTGATTGGTGCCCAGGATTTAAACCAATCCCACTATGATCAAGGCTGGGGAAGAGTTCAATTAGCTAATTCGTTAAATGTAGGTTATATAAATGAAACTAGAGCCCTTCGCACAGGCGAAGTAGCTAAATACTCTTTTACAGCTGATGGAAGTGATCCATTAAAACTATCGCTTGTATGGACTGACTATCCTGGCAATCCATCTGCATCACGAGCATTGGTTAATGACCTTGATTTAGTCATTACTTCTCCAAGTGGAAAGCAATATGTCGGAAATGATTTTTCAAGCCCCTATAATAATAATTGGGACGGAACAAACAATGTCGAAAACGTGTTCATTAATTTATCAGAAGCAGGAACGTACACCATTGAGATTCAAGCATATAATGTTCCTTCAGGTTCACAGGATTTCTCACTCGCAGTTGTAAACTAA